Proteins encoded within one genomic window of Brassica rapa cultivar Chiifu-401-42 chromosome A09, CAAS_Brap_v3.01, whole genome shotgun sequence:
- the LOC103843553 gene encoding LOW QUALITY PROTEIN: probable CCR4-associated factor 1 homolog 1 (The sequence of the model RefSeq protein was modified relative to this genomic sequence to represent the inferred CDS: inserted 2 bases in 1 codon) has translation MNVNHHHRLGPVPWTRTVWAENVDQELACLKECLKLYPKIAFDTEYPGIMHRTYLHSSDDDCYKTMKVNVESSKLIQCGFTLFNAKGEIGGVWEINFSNFGDPSDTRNENSIDFLKKHGVDLNKIRSEGVDMFKYNFFPKFLSALYSQKHVDHVEFVAFQGAYDFAYVLSILNYGKLPETRGEFASEVVRVFGEVYDLKVMAGYCDGLGEHLGLSKLAQLLNIPRVGRAHHAGSDSLMTALVFIKLRHVFEDSKFAKGMLYGIGKRMMVTATTTTTTMPSSVSMPMMCQQNLVSYPSSDMIFHNGYMPSYDHNNQVLFWNHLAVPWMSYDNGMYVDQLNHVPSSTFAYPYQTPYAADYLGQLPDXYYNNYC, from the exons ATGAACGTGAATCATCATCACCGCTTAGGACCAGTACCATGGACGAGGACAGTATGGGCGGAGAACGTTGATCAAGAGCTGGCTTGTTTGAAGGAATGTCTTAAGCTATATCCAAAGATAGCTTTTGATACAGAGTACCCTGGGATCATGCACCGGACATACCTACACTCATCGGACGATGATTGCTACAAAACCATGAAAGTTAACGTCGAATCGTCAAAGCTGATCCAATGCGGCTTCACTTTGTTCAACGCGAAGGGAGAGATTGGCGGCGTGTGGGAGATTAATTTCTCCAACTTTGGTGACCCCTCGGACACGCGCAACGAGAACTCGATCGATTTTCTGAAGAAACACGGCGTGGACTTGAACAAGATTAGGAGCGAAGGAGTGGATATGTTTAAATATAACTTTTTCCCGAAGTTTTTGTCAGCCCTCTACTCCCAGAAGCACGTGGACCACGTCGAGTTCGTCGCATTCCAAGGAGCGTACGACTTTGCTTACGTACTGTCTATTCTCAACTATGGAAAATTACCTGAGACTCGAGGGGAATTTGCATCAGAGGTTGTGAGAGTCTTTGGCGAAGTTTACGACTTGAAGGTGATGGCTGGATACTGCGACGGGCTCGGTGAACACCTCGGTTTATCTAAACTAGCTCAGCTTCTCAATATCCCACGTGTGGGAAGAGCGCACCATGCAGGTTCAGACAGTTTAATGACCGCACTTGTGTTTATCAAGCTCAGACATGTGTTTGAAGACTCTAAGTTTGCTAAAGGGATGCTCTATGGAATTGGGAAAAGAATGATGGTTACTGCTACTACCACCACCACAACCATGCCTTCTTCGGTCTCTATGCCTATGATGTGCCAGCAGAATCTAGTTTCATATCCTTCTTCGGATATGATCTTCCATAATGGTTACATGCCAAGCTATGATCATAATAATCAGGTTCTCTTCTGGAACCATTTAGCTGTTCCGTGGATGTCTTATGATAATGGTATGTATGTCGATCAGCTTAATCATGTACCGTCGAGCACATTCGCATACCCGTATCAGACACCGTATGCTGCTGATTACCTTGGTCAGCTTCCGGA TTACTACAATAATTATTGCTAG
- the LOC103843554 gene encoding uncharacterized protein LOC103843554: MELEKEKKDPKEAKSNGKMKSAASIPDNYVSILQLQERWMKDKERKQKEREIVQRGVKQQVNAVEEPRVKLEEMGLGAEKEGIEVSANEDGGDSRKKKWSKKKVNKKNQGGPVEAVVKCGSNNNPVKEETQGEKVVQNRENAACNSIGVETQFKQRVEEGGRDRNVNGAVRLNSGKGYYRNQKHDWSSTRVIKATKTMVWVKKGGE, from the coding sequence ATGGAGCttgaaaaggaaaagaaagatCCAAAGGAGGCGAAAAGTAATGGGAAGATGAAGAGTGCGGCTTCGATTCCGGATAACTACGTATCCATTCTTCAGCTCCAGGAGCGCTGGATGAAAGATAAAGAGCGGAAACAGAAGGAAAGAGAGATTGTACAGAGAGGAGTGAAGCAGCAGGTGAATGCCGTAGAGGAACCAAGGGTGAAGCTCGAGGAAATGGGATTAGGCGCTGAGAAAGAGGGAATTGAGGTCTCTGCAAACGAAGATGGAGGAGattcgaggaagaagaaatggtCTAAGAAGAAGGTGAATAAGAAGAATCAAGGTGGGCCTGTGGAGGCGGTTGTAAAGTGTGGATCGAACAACAATCCGGTGAAAGAGGAAACTCAGGGAGAAAAAGTAGTTCAGAACAGAGAGAATGCTGCTTGTAACTCGATCGGTGTGGAAACTCAGTTTAAGCAGCGAGTAGAAGAGGGAGGAAGAGATAGAAATGTCAACGGAGCTGTGAGATTGAACAGCGGAAAAGGTTATTACAGAAACCAGAAACATGATTGGTCGTCTACACGTGTAATTAAGGCAACAAAGACTATGGTGTGGGTGAAGAAAGGGGGAGAATGA
- the LOC103843556 gene encoding ras-related protein RABA1a, whose translation MAGSYKVDEEYDYLFKLVLIGDSGVGKSNLLSRFTKNEFNLESKSTIGVEFATKTLRVDSKVVKAQIWDTAGQERYRAITSAYYRGAVGALLVYDVTRHSTFENAARWLRELRGHTDPNIVVMLIGNKCDLRHLVAIKTEEAKAFAERESLYFMETSALDATNVENAFTEVLAQIHKIVSKRSVDGTNREGEGGSSSGLPKKGETINVKEDGSVLKRMGCCSN comes from the exons ATGGCTGGTAGCTACAAAGTCGACGAAGAGTACGATTACCTCTTCAAGCTCGTCTTGATCGGCGACTCCGGCGTCGGCAAATCGAATCTTCTCTCGAGATTCACAAAGAACGAGTTCAACCTCGAATCAAAGTCTACCATCGGCGTTGAGTTCGCTACCAAGACGCTCAGAGTCGATAGCAAAGTCGTCAAAGCTCAGATCTGGGATACTGCTGGTCAAGAGAG ATACCGAGCGATCACAAGCGCTTACTACAGAGGAGCTGTAGGTGCGTTACTCGTCTATGACGTGACAAGGCACTCTACGTTTGAGAACGCAGCGAGATGGCTAAGAGAGCTGCGAGGACACACGGACCCGAACATAGTGGTGATGCTTATAGGTAACAAGTGCGATCTGCGTCACTTGGTGGCGATTAAAACAGAGGAAGCTAAAGCCTTTGCTGAGAGAGAGTCTCTTTATTTCATGGAGACGTCGGCGTTAGATGCGACCAACGTTGAAAACGCCTTCACTGAAGTGTTGGCTCAGATTCATAAGATAGTGAGCAAAAGAAGCGTGGATGGAACCaacagagaaggagaaggaggatCTTCGTCTGGTTTACCAAAGAAAGGAGAGACGATTAACGTTAAAGAAGACGGATCGGTTCTTAAGAGAATGGGTTGTTGCTCTAACTAG